Proteins found in one Thalassomonas actiniarum genomic segment:
- a CDS encoding substrate-binding periplasmic protein, which produces MTYRKVRILLLCWLWSCSCLAAQSPPLSLRVVTENFPPYNYQTDKGELAGVMNHIVQELLKRLEGKQNIEVLPWARAYKIALEQPNTLIYSMVKVPIREDKFHWLTSFFSLDINVYTLPASYRGKIKQLAQVQQQSIGIMRSSPHESYIRQHFHRDEQHVTTNISYLHLYQMHQLKRLDLIVAPSRLIRYFNRHQQTPMEKRPKAIFKLPFPYQKELYIALSKNSSQQTVTRVKQTLIAMEQDGTITRLLDEFHLSW; this is translated from the coding sequence GTGACTTATCGGAAAGTTAGAATATTACTGCTTTGCTGGCTATGGAGCTGCTCTTGCCTGGCTGCTCAATCCCCGCCATTATCATTACGAGTCGTGACGGAGAACTTTCCTCCTTATAATTATCAAACCGATAAAGGCGAACTCGCCGGCGTGATGAATCATATTGTACAGGAGTTATTAAAACGGTTAGAGGGCAAACAAAACATAGAAGTATTACCCTGGGCCAGGGCTTATAAAATCGCCCTCGAACAGCCGAACACCTTGATTTATTCGATGGTGAAAGTCCCGATCCGGGAGGATAAGTTTCATTGGCTGACATCCTTTTTCTCCCTGGATATCAATGTTTATACCTTACCCGCCAGTTACCGGGGAAAAATAAAGCAGTTGGCACAAGTTCAGCAGCAAAGCATCGGCATCATGCGCTCGAGCCCCCATGAAAGTTATATCAGGCAACATTTCCACCGGGATGAACAGCATGTCACCACCAATATTTCTTATCTGCACCTCTACCAGATGCATCAGCTGAAACGCTTAGACCTGATCGTCGCCCCCAGCCGGTTAATTCGCTACTTTAACCGGCACCAGCAAACCCCGATGGAAAAACGCCCGAAAGCTATTTTCAAACTGCCTTTTCCTTATCAAAAAGAGCTTTATATCGCGTTAAGCAAAAACAGCTCACAGCAAACGGTTACCAGGGTGAAACAAACCCTGATTGCCATGGAGCAGGATGGCACCATAACCCGACTGCTGGATGAATTTCATTTGTCCTGGTAA
- a CDS encoding DUF1326 domain-containing protein yields MINANKWFLKMHQIECSNSSYGYAGQFAGFPECIDNRCELLIGFSVIEGRFNHLDLSGLNIIYAAMWPKAIYQGDGIGVFFVDQATISQEQVTAIATIMSGQAGGQPFALLSGTFSALEGPVLQDIDINIDEKYASFSIRDMVQAQQTPLVSPLTGVEQNIYMSYPDTPLMVHKTKLANTRLMSINYGRLNFKHDNCFAAKTIVSWGN; encoded by the coding sequence ATGATAAATGCGAATAAATGGTTTTTAAAGATGCACCAAATAGAATGCTCTAATAGCAGCTATGGTTATGCCGGGCAGTTTGCCGGATTTCCTGAATGTATCGACAACCGTTGCGAACTGCTCATTGGCTTTTCTGTGATTGAAGGCAGATTTAATCATCTGGATTTAAGCGGACTTAATATTATTTATGCCGCCATGTGGCCCAAGGCCATCTATCAGGGAGACGGTATCGGCGTATTCTTTGTCGATCAGGCGACGATCAGCCAGGAGCAAGTAACAGCTATCGCCACCATAATGTCGGGGCAGGCAGGCGGACAGCCTTTTGCACTGTTATCCGGCACTTTTTCAGCGCTAGAAGGGCCGGTGTTACAAGATATTGATATCAACATTGATGAAAAGTATGCGTCTTTTTCTATCCGGGATATGGTGCAGGCCCAGCAAACCCCTTTAGTCAGCCCGCTGACGGGTGTAGAGCAAAACATATATATGAGTTATCCTGACACTCCCCTGATGGTACACAAGACCAAACTGGCAAACACCCGGCTGATGTCCATCAATTATGGCCGCCTCAATTTTAAACACGACAACTGTTTTGCGGCAAAAACGATTGTCAGCTGGGGCAATTAA
- a CDS encoding HutD family protein, which produces MINIIPPSRFKSIPWKNGKGTTTELAINEGGTLADFDWRLSIASVVEDGDFSDFSGYLRNLILISGQGIELSHTLAGQINIDNLNRLLTFSTFDGASQTRGRLLDGGITDFNLMTKTGKYRVDVRTYLKPGQVDVPACDLCFVYALQGEINLTQQDIGLEQVIAENHLLQIIPLEQQVTLSGQQLIVIRLTNKI; this is translated from the coding sequence TTGATCAATATTATTCCCCCGTCCCGCTTCAAAAGCATTCCCTGGAAAAATGGCAAAGGTACTACTACCGAACTGGCAATAAATGAAGGGGGCACACTCGCAGATTTTGACTGGCGGTTAAGTATTGCCTCTGTGGTAGAAGATGGTGACTTTTCAGATTTTTCCGGTTATTTACGCAATCTGATTTTAATTTCGGGGCAGGGAATAGAGCTCAGCCATACATTGGCAGGGCAGATCAATATCGATAATCTCAATCGCTTATTAACTTTTTCGACCTTTGATGGCGCCAGTCAGACGCGGGGACGTTTGCTCGACGGCGGTATTACCGATTTTAACCTGATGACCAAAACCGGCAAATACCGGGTGGATGTCCGGACTTATCTTAAGCCGGGGCAAGTGGATGTTCCGGCTTGCGACCTTTGCTTTGTCTACGCCCTTCAAGGTGAGATAAATTTGACCCAGCAGGATATAGGTTTAGAGCAGGTGATTGCGGAAAATCATTTGCTGCAGATAATACCTTTGGAGCAGCAGGTCACTTTAAGCGGACAACAGCTGATAGTGATCCGGTTAACGAATAAAATTTAA
- a CDS encoding SPOR domain-containing protein has translation MPVRPLAGLLGCSLLFSCATNPEAKQQEAAITKEAIHEQLNSHIDVWAPLAPEIERLLALESDMQLLVAELGKAANLGSAPLEQLAKQQESAQAREARKQADLAVQADNAADASVAEAAEAKKESTRPGCAAASTFSMSKTSHCKVQVGIHLAAFKNEANAKLGWRYFKQKYGSMLLNKDPLLEQIVREEGTFQSLRVGPYSSATKAHQICKRLKQQNQYCAVIKYSGIPVG, from the coding sequence ATGCCAGTTCGCCCTCTGGCGGGATTGCTGGGCTGTTCCCTGTTATTTTCTTGTGCGACTAATCCGGAAGCTAAGCAGCAAGAGGCAGCAATAACCAAAGAAGCCATACATGAACAGTTAAACAGTCATATTGATGTTTGGGCGCCGCTGGCGCCGGAAATAGAAAGGTTATTGGCGTTAGAGTCCGATATGCAGCTGTTGGTGGCTGAACTTGGCAAAGCGGCAAACCTGGGCAGTGCCCCGCTGGAGCAGTTAGCCAAACAACAGGAATCTGCACAGGCCAGAGAGGCGAGAAAGCAGGCCGATTTGGCTGTACAAGCTGACAATGCTGCCGATGCAAGTGTCGCTGAAGCAGCGGAGGCAAAGAAAGAGTCGACCCGGCCCGGTTGTGCCGCCGCCAGCACTTTTAGCATGTCAAAAACAAGTCATTGCAAAGTTCAGGTGGGTATACATCTGGCAGCATTCAAAAACGAGGCCAATGCCAAACTGGGCTGGAGGTATTTTAAACAAAAGTACGGTTCGATGCTGTTAAACAAAGATCCTTTGCTGGAGCAAATTGTCAGGGAAGAGGGGACTTTTCAGAGTTTAAGGGTCGGGCCTTATTCTTCGGCAACCAAGGCGCACCAAATTTGTAAACGCCTTAAGCAGCAGAATCAATATTGTGCTGTGATTAAATACTCAGGTATACCTGTGGGTTAA
- a CDS encoding DUF4402 domain-containing protein, which produces MLNLNHNRITKVLTATFLTAMSAQPFAATLSDATISVTVQNAFDLVEDTELSFGTIRATADPAGTNVATLAIAADGSVTATPDNNATITQLTAGSVGQFTVSNAATFTDLTITFPGAATTLDNAIAPPTSPDFTVDTWVAIVRGGANDGIAYNAGAPNLQTDNTGTVSFDVGATLSTDANVTTSAYIDDVYDGDYTITVDY; this is translated from the coding sequence ATGCTTAATTTAAATCACAATCGGATAACAAAGGTATTAACAGCTACTTTTTTAACCGCAATGTCTGCACAGCCATTTGCTGCAACCTTATCTGATGCGACTATTTCAGTGACGGTACAAAATGCATTTGACTTAGTGGAAGATACTGAGCTTAGTTTCGGTACCATTCGTGCGACAGCCGATCCTGCCGGTACCAATGTGGCTACCCTGGCAATCGCAGCTGACGGTTCGGTGACTGCGACTCCGGACAATAACGCAACCATTACCCAATTAACGGCGGGTTCGGTTGGTCAGTTTACCGTATCTAATGCGGCAACTTTCACTGATTTAACTATCACTTTCCCTGGTGCGGCGACTACGCTGGATAATGCCATTGCACCACCAACCTCACCGGATTTTACCGTTGATACCTGGGTTGCAATCGTACGTGGCGGTGCCAATGACGGTATTGCATACAATGCCGGTGCGCCTAACCTGCAAACGGATAATACCGGTACGGTAAGTTTTGATGTCGGTGCAACCTTGTCTACCGATGCCAATGTGACAACATCAGCTTATATCGATGATGTATATGACGGTGATTATACCATTACGGTTGATTATTAA
- a CDS encoding DUF4402 domain-containing protein, with protein sequence MFLTFCQKLIFWVSILFFTLPAQATVTLIEDLSFGTIVVSDNSVVSDIIISRAGQTSIVNHIRVIEPGHPAEFALTDLPGNLEVFTSAVITQATTSNPPPAPATEQFTISSPDIVASVTTNGSGFALVRVGATLSTSGNGGNYVDVQYQGTLQVTFNY encoded by the coding sequence ATGTTTTTAACCTTTTGCCAAAAATTAATTTTCTGGGTATCGATACTCTTTTTTACCCTTCCTGCCCAGGCTACGGTCACCCTCATTGAAGACTTATCATTTGGTACTATTGTGGTATCGGATAACTCTGTGGTCAGCGATATTATTATCAGTCGTGCCGGACAAACAAGTATCGTCAATCATATCAGGGTTATTGAACCCGGACATCCGGCAGAATTTGCTCTCACAGACTTACCCGGCAATCTGGAAGTTTTCACTTCGGCGGTAATTACACAAGCGACAACCAGCAACCCCCCTCCAGCTCCGGCGACCGAACAGTTTACTATTAGTAGCCCGGATATTGTTGCCTCAGTTACTACAAATGGCTCAGGATTTGCATTGGTCAGAGTCGGGGCAACCTTGAGTACTTCCGGCAACGGCGGTAATTATGTTGACGTACAGTATCAGGGCACCTTGCAAGTAACGTTTAACTATTAG
- a CDS encoding molecular chaperone codes for MKFSLIKLTQLFIILLVVQAFSSQASLLISPMRVALDERNRSDKVVLMNTGNETRTYRVEWVQKAALPLGGYKNLTDEEAKDFPIASNMFRLSPRQVTLAPNERQIVKIAARRPKNLQDGEYRSHLLFTALPREGDRNKANSGAGITLKLSLSYSIPVVFRQGGLDYQVGVEDLTLIHDAEKKQATVRVQLSRSGATSTTGSIVAYWTPKGSTQEKQVAILNSVNFYPELTYRVYNLQWFDYRPGAGTLRLAYEGREEMRNTLITEKNFNVSLSDIVTRPKK; via the coding sequence ATGAAATTTTCGCTAATTAAATTAACCCAGTTATTTATTATTTTACTTGTTGTGCAAGCGTTTAGCTCACAGGCGAGTTTGTTGATTTCTCCTATGCGGGTCGCGCTGGATGAACGCAACCGTTCAGATAAAGTCGTGTTGATGAATACCGGCAATGAGACCCGCACCTATAGGGTTGAATGGGTGCAAAAAGCTGCTTTGCCCTTGGGGGGCTATAAGAACTTGACGGACGAGGAGGCTAAAGACTTTCCTATTGCCAGTAATATGTTCAGGCTCAGCCCCAGGCAAGTCACGCTAGCGCCAAACGAAAGACAAATCGTCAAAATTGCCGCCCGCCGCCCGAAGAACTTACAGGACGGTGAATACCGCTCACACTTATTATTTACCGCTTTGCCGCGTGAAGGGGATAGAAATAAGGCGAACTCAGGGGCCGGTATCACCCTTAAATTGTCACTCAGTTATAGTATTCCTGTTGTTTTTAGGCAGGGAGGTCTGGATTATCAAGTGGGCGTCGAAGATTTGACGCTGATACACGATGCTGAGAAAAAGCAGGCGACCGTGAGAGTTCAATTATCGCGTTCCGGTGCAACCAGTACCACAGGCAGTATTGTTGCTTACTGGACACCCAAAGGAAGTACGCAAGAAAAACAGGTAGCTATATTAAATTCGGTTAATTTTTATCCTGAATTGACTTATCGGGTCTATAACTTGCAGTGGTTTGATTACCGCCCGGGGGCGGGCACGTTAAGATTAGCTTATGAGGGCAGAGAAGAAATGCGCAATACCCTGATCACAGAAAAAAACTTCAATGTTAGTTTAAGTGATATTGTCACTAGGCCGAAAAAGTAA
- a CDS encoding SPOR domain-containing protein — MMQDEPELAARGEPATNQPSPEATIPKFEEHLHEWQDIKPGLKRLVAIEGELTELIEQLNEIVQDNENAAQAMAAQQSASQSQPKTAPAPKPAQLPAVTAKADIEPTAVKQTVTQQQKTPAQGVEKKGALYYSLQLYSLSNHKQVRSTWYRLQHKHPALLGKLEAVYEKINVNNNLYYRVKAGKFTASAKADEICSQLKALGTQCIPTEFKGKPLSDLNGS; from the coding sequence ATGATGCAGGATGAACCTGAGTTGGCCGCCAGGGGGGAGCCGGCAACAAACCAGCCGTCGCCGGAAGCAACCATTCCCAAATTTGAAGAACACTTGCATGAGTGGCAAGACATTAAACCGGGATTAAAACGCCTGGTTGCCATTGAAGGCGAGTTAACCGAATTAATTGAGCAACTGAATGAAATTGTGCAGGATAATGAAAATGCGGCACAAGCAATGGCAGCACAGCAAAGCGCGAGCCAGAGTCAGCCCAAGACAGCACCGGCGCCGAAACCCGCCCAATTGCCTGCTGTGACTGCAAAAGCGGATATTGAGCCGACGGCAGTGAAACAAACAGTAACTCAACAGCAGAAAACTCCTGCCCAGGGGGTGGAGAAGAAAGGAGCGCTTTATTACTCCCTGCAGTTATATTCCCTGTCAAATCATAAACAAGTCAGGTCAACCTGGTACCGGTTACAGCATAAACATCCGGCGTTATTGGGAAAGCTGGAAGCTGTTTATGAAAAAATAAACGTGAACAATAATTTATATTACCGGGTGAAAGCCGGTAAATTTACTGCCAGTGCGAAAGCGGATGAAATTTGCAGTCAGCTTAAAGCCCTGGGCACCCAGTGCATTCCAACCGAATTTAAGGGCAAGCCGTTGTCGGATTTGAACGGCAGCTAA
- a CDS encoding class I SAM-dependent methyltransferase, which translates to MSDFTLKHHLNNNEVSVYQDLVKHLHNTPIPDNEILANLGLFLSRSSLGRILFMAELYQKMIPTHGVVIELGVRWGQNLALLSALRSLYEPYNISRKIIGFDTFAGFPHTSEKDGSGAKVADGAYAVSDHYETILADILSLNEQLNPKSNEKKFELVKGDVLQTLPKYLADHPETLISMIYFDFDLYEPTKFALQELLPYCSKNTIFAFDELCYQDFPGETVAFREVMAGREFEVIRSPISPLQSYVKLC; encoded by the coding sequence ATGAGTGATTTCACTCTTAAGCACCACCTGAACAATAACGAAGTATCTGTGTATCAGGACCTGGTTAAACACCTGCATAACACCCCAATCCCTGACAATGAAATTCTTGCCAATTTAGGGCTGTTTTTATCTCGGAGTTCACTGGGGCGTATCCTGTTTATGGCTGAGCTTTACCAAAAGATGATCCCGACTCACGGAGTGGTGATAGAGTTAGGGGTTCGTTGGGGGCAAAACCTGGCATTATTATCTGCCCTGCGATCCTTGTATGAGCCCTATAATATCAGCCGCAAAATTATAGGTTTTGATACCTTTGCCGGTTTTCCCCATACCAGTGAAAAAGATGGTAGCGGTGCTAAAGTGGCGGACGGGGCTTATGCCGTTTCCGATCACTATGAAACTATCCTGGCGGATATCCTTAGTCTGAACGAGCAGCTGAACCCAAAAAGTAATGAGAAAAAGTTTGAGCTGGTTAAAGGCGATGTGCTGCAAACCCTGCCAAAATACCTGGCGGATCATCCGGAAACCTTAATCAGCATGATTTATTTTGATTTTGATCTTTATGAACCGACAAAATTTGCCCTGCAGGAGTTGCTGCCTTATTGCTCTAAAAACACCATTTTTGCCTTTGATGAGTTGTGTTACCAGGACTTTCCCGGTGAAACCGTCGCCTTTCGCGAGGTGATGGCAGGCAGAGAATTTGAGGTGATCCGCAGCCCCATCAGTCCGCTGCAGAGCTATGTCAAATTATGCTAG
- a CDS encoding phytanoyl-CoA dioxygenase family protein, whose translation MMNRAHDKSVESALRQLSEKGWVLIPGVYPEGLMKEVISEFNDFEQTFIDIQKKKGIADKVIDATHHTPVICRKMLKLLEHNKLHPILEAFFDGKYILNTMGLSKIRPGGEVYTQNIHRDVRSFHGAEKLWINTLIMLDDSTTENGATWVLEGSEHSPEKPDEETFFKHAVRAEGKAGDVLLFDGHIWHCAGENHSQKTRHIITPFFSKPFIKQQLDYPRAFGPDFGKSCSAHLKQVLGYNALTPVTLDDFYQTDENRFYQSDQG comes from the coding sequence ATGATGAACAGAGCCCATGATAAATCAGTAGAATCGGCCTTAAGGCAATTGTCGGAAAAAGGCTGGGTATTGATTCCCGGTGTTTACCCTGAGGGTTTGATGAAAGAAGTGATCAGTGAGTTTAATGACTTTGAACAAACCTTTATTGATATCCAGAAAAAAAAGGGCATAGCCGACAAGGTTATCGATGCCACCCATCATACCCCGGTGATTTGCCGTAAGATGCTGAAGCTATTGGAGCATAATAAATTACATCCGATTCTTGAGGCCTTTTTTGACGGTAAATATATTTTAAATACCATGGGCTTATCCAAAATCAGGCCCGGGGGTGAAGTTTATACCCAAAATATCCACCGGGATGTGCGCTCCTTTCACGGTGCGGAGAAATTATGGATCAATACCCTGATCATGCTGGATGATTCCACCACAGAAAACGGTGCAACCTGGGTGCTGGAAGGCTCTGAACATAGTCCGGAGAAACCGGATGAAGAGACTTTTTTCAAACATGCGGTGCGGGCGGAAGGCAAGGCGGGGGATGTCTTGCTGTTTGATGGTCATATCTGGCATTGTGCCGGAGAAAATCACAGTCAGAAAACCCGGCATATTATTACGCCTTTTTTCTCCAAGCCTTTTATTAAACAGCAATTGGATTACCCCAGGGCTTTTGGTCCGGATTTCGGTAAATCCTGCTCGGCTCATCTTAAACAGGTGCTGGGTTATAATGCCTTAACGCCGGTCACTCTGGATGACTTTTATCAAACAGATGAAAATCGTTTTTATCAAAGTGATCAGGGCTAA
- a CDS encoding Stf0 family sulfotransferase, which yields MSDKKQSTDERLLSLMEQLSLRDDNISDPAKLKKVLILSTPRSGSSMFCDVISRSQQVGECREWLNMRYVGAYAKMKKISNINIQEYLNFIMNKTILQTDVFAVNMHIEQYISLIQNKFDPMTLGFDVVVYLSRKNKLEQAISLLKAQLTDKWTAETQELSKLDEKKITPAAITQALSHIIQSEAVYQEKLQHRVSLELFYEDFKHLDTTESFEAFFKLINKPFERSQMSTAFSKQKDSVTDKYFHNYMNYLTGKY from the coding sequence ATGTCAGATAAAAAACAATCAACAGATGAAAGATTATTATCCTTAATGGAACAACTATCCCTGCGCGATGATAATATTAGTGATCCTGCTAAATTAAAAAAAGTACTTATTCTTTCCACTCCGCGCTCGGGCTCATCAATGTTTTGTGATGTTATCAGCCGCAGCCAACAAGTTGGTGAATGCAGAGAATGGTTAAATATGCGCTATGTAGGCGCTTATGCCAAAATGAAAAAGATTTCCAATATTAACATTCAAGAATACCTTAATTTCATTATGAATAAGACAATTCTGCAAACAGATGTTTTTGCCGTTAATATGCATATTGAACAATATATCTCGCTTATCCAGAATAAGTTTGATCCTATGACATTAGGCTTTGATGTGGTTGTGTATTTATCCAGAAAGAATAAACTGGAGCAGGCAATTTCTTTACTCAAAGCACAACTGACAGATAAATGGACGGCAGAAACCCAGGAACTATCTAAATTAGACGAGAAAAAAATAACCCCGGCAGCAATAACACAAGCCTTATCTCATATCATTCAATCTGAAGCTGTGTATCAAGAAAAGCTCCAGCATAGAGTTTCTCTCGAATTATTTTATGAAGACTTTAAGCACCTTGATACAACAGAGAGTTTTGAGGCATTTTTTAAATTGATCAACAAACCGTTTGAACGGTCGCAAATGTCAACAGCCTTCTCAAAACAAAAAGACAGTGTTACAGATAAATATTTTCATAACTATATGAACTATTTGACGGGAAAATATTAA